One window from the genome of Elaeis guineensis isolate ETL-2024a chromosome 5, EG11, whole genome shotgun sequence encodes:
- the LOC105045472 gene encoding CDPK-related kinase 1 → MGLCHGKPIQDPPVQEEGPEIPSDEGPLTNAATPKAPKLPFLSPSPLPSSYKSSPANSSVSSTPLRLFKRAFPPPSPAKHIKALLARRHGSAKPNEATIPEGNEAELGLDKSFGFSKQFCLKYELGEEVGRGHFGYTCSAGVKKGELKGQEVAVKVIPKAKMTTDIAIEDVRREVRILRSLTGHQNLVQFYDAYEDEDNVYVVMELCRGGELLDRILSRDGKYSEQDAKVVMVQILSAVAFCHLQGVVHRDLKPENFLFASKDENSPLKAIDFGLSDFVKPDERLNDIVGSAYYVAPEVLHRSYGTEADMWSIGVIAYILLCGSRPFWARTESGIFRAVLKAEPNFEEAPWPSLSAEARDFVKMLLNKDYRKRITASQALGHPWLRDSQVIKLPMDIIVYRLTKAYICSSSLRKSALRALAKTLTVDQLYYLHEQFQWLGPNKNGYISLQNFKMALVKNSTDAMKDSRVLDFVNTVSSLQYRKLDFEEFVAAAISVHQLEGLESWEQVARRAYEFFEKDGNRSIVIEELASELGLSPSVPVHVVLQGWIRHSDGKLSLMGFIKLLHGASSRSTPKA, encoded by the exons ATGGGACTCTGCCACGGAAAACCAATCCAAGACCCCccagttcaagaagaaggccctgAGATTCCCAGCGATGAGGGTCCCCTGACGAATGCCGCCACCCCGAAAGCCCCAAAGCTCCCGTTCCTGAGCCCAAGCCCTTTGCCGAGCTCTTACAAGAGCTCACCGGCCAATTCCAGCGTGAGCTCCACCCCTCTGCGGTTGTTCAAGCGAGCATTCCCTCCTCCGTCTCCGGCGAAGCACATCAAGGCTTTGCTTGCTCGCCGCCATGGTTCGGCGAAGCCGAACGAGGCAACGATCCCTGAGGGAAATGAAGCTGAATTGGGACTGGATAAGAGCTTTGGGTTTTCAAAGCAGTTCTGTTTGAAGTATGAGCTTGGTGAGGAGGTCGGGCGCGGGCATTTTGGGTATACTTGCTCGGCTGGGGTGAAGAAGGGGGAGTTGAAGGGCCAAGAGGTGGCAGTTAAGGTTATCCCAAAAGCAAAG ATGACAACAGATATTGCCATTGAAGATGTAAGAAGAGAAGTGAGAATATTGAGATCTCTCACAGGACATCAGAATCTTGTGCAATTTTATGATGCTTATGAGGATGAGGACAACGTGTACGTAGTGATGGA GTTATGCAGAGGAGGTGAACTATTAGATAGGATACTTTCAAG GGATGGCAAATACTCAGAACAAGATGCTAAGGTTGTCATGGTCCAGATTTTAAGTGCTGTTGCTTTCTGTCATCTCCAAGGTGTTGTACACCGTGATCTCAAGCCAGAG AACTTTCTTTTTGCTTCCAAGGATGAGAATTCTCCCCTGAAGGCTATAGACTTTGGTTTGTCAGACTTTGTGAAGCCAG ATGAAAGGCTTAATGACATTGTTGGAAGTGCGTATTATGTTGCTCCTGAAGTTCTTCATAGATCTTATGGTACTGAGGCCGATATGTGGAGCATTGGTGTTATTGCCTATATTCTTCTATGTGGAAGTCGCCCATTCTGGGCCAGAACTGAATCAGGTATCTTTCGAGCTGTCCTGAAGGCCGAGCCAAATTTTGAGGAGGCTCCTTGGCCTTCGCTGTCTGCTGAGGCTAGAGACTTTGTCAAAATGTTGCTGAATAAAGATTATCGTAAGAGAATTACTGCTTCACAAGCTCTTG GTCATCCTTGGCTTCGAGATTCACAGGTTATTAAACTTCCTATGGATATTATAGTTTATAGGCTTACAAAAGCTTATATATGTTCATCATCTTTGAGGAAATCCGCTTTGAGG GCCCTTGCCAAGACCTTGACAGTGGATCAGCTCTATTATCTGCATGAGCAATTCCAATGGTTAGGGCCAAACAAGAATGGCTATATCTCCTTACAAAACTTCAAGATG GCCTTGGTGAAGAACTCGACTGATGCAATGAAGGACTCAAGGGTTCTTGATTTCGTGAACACG GTAAGTTCTCTTCAGTACCGAAAACTAGATTTTGAAGAATTCGTGGCTGCTGCCATAAGTGTGCATCAGCTGGAAGGACTAGAAAGTTGGGAGCAAGTTGCACGCCGAGCATATGAGTTCTTTGAGAAGGATGGGAACCGCTCCATAGTGATTGAGGAACTTGCATCG GAACTTGGGCTCAGCCCCTCAGTCCCGGTCCATGTTGTTCTCCAAGGCTGGATAAGGCATTCTGACGGGAAGCTTAGTTTAATGGGATTCATCAAACTTCTACATGGGGCATCCTCACGCTCAACTCCAAAGGCTTAG